A region of Thermobifida halotolerans DNA encodes the following proteins:
- a CDS encoding ATP-binding protein translates to MAVSETPGSGAPHSTEEGTAVPEWWIFHGTGRPRPHLDLAAELPPPPRWRTYGGGPHLPPPPPVDEDEETGRVLGVAPTALAPRRPLGENERARLSKVNAALYLRRPLLVQGPPGVGKSALAAQLARELNLGRVLRWTVDSRSTLRSGVYDYDPISQIHDLNLESVRCGPRTAADRRYAPTDEETAHLRSSAQRIGRYLRLGPLGTAFLPYRLPRVLLIEGLDRGDYDLATDLLTLLERGGYTIPELHRLRTVAPEITVPTNDPRREATITDGEVRCSAFPVVVITCGTERPFPPEFLRRCIPVEHTTPTGAELADIVAAHFSGGLPAHANSLITDFLRRGAEGSTLAVDQLLNAVHLATVIDPGADGALDEDLLRELSALLWHRLTDTLG, encoded by the coding sequence ATGGCCGTATCCGAAACACCGGGTTCCGGAGCACCCCATTCCACGGAAGAGGGAACGGCGGTTCCCGAATGGTGGATCTTCCACGGCACCGGACGTCCGCGGCCCCACCTCGACCTCGCCGCGGAACTCCCGCCCCCGCCCCGGTGGCGCACCTACGGCGGCGGCCCGCACCTGCCGCCCCCGCCACCGGTCGACGAGGACGAGGAGACCGGACGCGTGCTCGGCGTCGCCCCGACGGCCCTCGCGCCGCGCCGCCCCCTCGGGGAGAACGAACGCGCACGCCTGTCGAAGGTCAACGCCGCCCTGTACCTGCGCCGCCCCCTGCTGGTCCAGGGGCCGCCCGGGGTCGGCAAGTCCGCTCTGGCCGCCCAGCTCGCGCGGGAGCTCAACCTCGGCCGGGTGCTGCGGTGGACCGTCGACAGCCGCAGCACACTCCGCTCCGGAGTCTATGACTACGATCCGATCTCCCAGATCCACGACCTGAACCTGGAGAGCGTCCGGTGCGGACCGCGCACGGCCGCGGACCGCCGCTACGCGCCCACCGACGAGGAGACCGCGCACCTGCGCAGCAGCGCCCAGCGGATCGGGCGCTACCTGCGCCTGGGGCCCCTCGGCACCGCCTTCCTGCCCTACCGGCTGCCCCGGGTCCTCCTCATCGAGGGCCTCGACCGGGGCGACTACGACCTCGCCACAGACCTGCTCACCCTCCTGGAGCGCGGCGGCTACACCATCCCCGAACTGCACCGGCTGCGCACGGTCGCACCCGAGATCACCGTCCCCACCAACGACCCGCGGCGCGAGGCGACCATCACCGACGGAGAGGTCCGCTGCTCCGCCTTCCCGGTCGTGGTCATCACCTGCGGTACGGAACGCCCCTTCCCGCCCGAGTTCCTGCGCAGATGCATCCCGGTGGAGCACACCACACCGACCGGGGCGGAACTCGCCGACATCGTCGCGGCCCACTTCTCCGGCGGGCTGCCCGCCCACGCGAACTCCCTGATCACCGACTTCCTGCGGCGCGGCGCCGAAGGATCGACGCTGGCCGTCGACCAACTGCTGAACGCGGTCCACCTGGCCACGGTCATCGACCCCGGAGCGGACGGGGCACTCGACGAGGACCTCCTGCGCGAGCTCTCCGCGCTGCTGTGGCACCGGCTCACGGACACGCTCGGATGA